From one Suicoccus acidiformans genomic stretch:
- a CDS encoding replication initiator protein A, producing MKEEEREFNKISLNSYAGQQYYQLPKLLVHGEKYKNTLKSDDILAYTLLYDRLRLSQKNNWVDGDGYCYLIYTNDQLMKALNIGSKATLNKIKKRLKQVQLLEESKTGRANRIYLAYPEAASEEDANYIIELTNLPEDLSKWREEEKEKVSSKMIGNCNAIKQKNEDEVEVENDKIEEKTSPENRRSTETVRHLNNVDLEAFPEVIHRNKKQMKYRNCTSEVHNLYTSNNNLVIDNSIDQSLDQDVPQNSSEKNINIFDKILDENSPEMIQQYLRDLKDQFHPQIIFALSFLSDYENIYELANTIQRAYTDLVKGKFSVAKDLDNESKNKILELLVSRIDLVVDDDSAWAIHDCLLRSARYIYGNKMKRPIQNHEAYYYHNLQKAMVDCVVKEANDHVYHKKT from the coding sequence ATGAAAGAAGAGGAGCGCGAGTTTAATAAAATATCCCTAAATTCCTACGCTGGTCAGCAGTACTACCAACTTCCAAAACTCTTGGTTCACGGCGAGAAATATAAAAATACTCTGAAATCAGATGACATATTAGCTTACACGCTACTCTACGATCGATTAAGACTCTCTCAAAAGAATAATTGGGTAGATGGGGACGGATATTGCTATTTAATATATACGAACGATCAACTGATGAAAGCATTAAATATTGGTTCTAAAGCGACATTGAATAAAATTAAGAAAAGGCTAAAACAGGTCCAGTTGTTAGAGGAATCAAAAACTGGCAGAGCTAACAGAATCTATTTAGCCTACCCAGAAGCAGCTAGCGAAGAAGACGCAAATTATATCATTGAATTAACAAACCTACCTGAAGATTTAAGTAAATGGAGGGAGGAAGAAAAAGAAAAAGTTTCATCTAAAATGATAGGAAATTGCAACGCAATAAAACAAAAAAATGAAGATGAAGTGGAGGTAGAAAACGATAAAATTGAAGAAAAAACTTCGCCAGAAAACAGACGAAGTACAGAAACTGTACGTCATCTGAATAATGTTGATTTAGAGGCATTTCCAGAAGTTATCCACAGAAATAAAAAACAGATGAAGTACAGAAACTGTACTTCTGAAGTACACAATCTGTACACTAGTAATAATAACTTAGTAATAGATAATTCTATAGATCAATCATTAGATCAAGACGTGCCACAAAATTCTAGCGAAAAAAACATAAATATTTTTGATAAAATTTTAGATGAAAATTCCCCTGAAATGATTCAACAATATTTACGTGATTTAAAAGATCAGTTTCATCCGCAAATTATATTTGCCTTATCATTTTTATCTGACTATGAAAATATCTATGAGTTAGCTAATACCATTCAACGAGCATACACGGATCTGGTCAAAGGCAAGTTCTCTGTAGCCAAAGACTTAGATAACGAATCAAAAAATAAAATACTAGAACTGCTAGTGAGCAGGATTGATCTAGTTGTAGATGATGATTCTGCTTGGGCTATTCATGACTGTCTCCTTAGATCAGCTAGATACATTTACGGCAACAAAATGAAGCGCCCCATACAAAACCATGAGGCTTACTATTACCATAACCTACAAAAAGCTATGGTTGATTGTGTCGTTAAAGAAGCCAATGACCATGTCTACCATAAGAAAACATGA
- a CDS encoding DNA/RNA non-specific endonuclease, producing MHRFNKYLRTLLLFLSMLGLMSTNVGAQEQVIDASGFSVTTQLPETAPKVPEGKHYVTVNNNIPYFTNEDITALDPWIEFTHLDAYGRVGAANALLNEDLLPAQVRQSNSQIEPTGWQQAKYGNEWLYNRCHLIGYQLIGDGRPELNLMTGTRQFNVNGMVPFENTVARAIESGLTVRYRVTPFFEYGNLLASGVFMEAFSIEDNGATVQMNVYVPNVQEGISIDYGTGANSNTQQLAQSIRQAIPLQTETELYYSYNRDGAIGDRKQMLETPPATDEAKQSASTIAETPQEARYIANMNTMKFHYAHCDSVKQMAEHNKLPMDNYDELIARGYVPCKRCNPR from the coding sequence ATGCACCGCTTTAACAAATATTTACGAACACTTTTGCTGTTTCTGTCAATGCTAGGCTTGATGTCTACGAATGTTGGCGCACAAGAACAAGTCATTGATGCTTCCGGATTTTCGGTTACGACCCAATTACCTGAAACGGCGCCAAAAGTCCCGGAAGGAAAGCACTATGTTACCGTCAACAACAATATTCCTTATTTTACGAATGAAGATATTACGGCATTGGATCCCTGGATTGAATTTACTCATTTGGACGCTTATGGACGGGTTGGAGCAGCCAATGCACTCTTGAATGAAGACTTACTTCCGGCCCAAGTCCGCCAAAGCAATTCCCAAATTGAACCGACAGGCTGGCAGCAAGCGAAATATGGGAATGAATGGTTATATAACCGCTGTCACCTTATTGGTTATCAGCTTATTGGTGACGGAAGGCCAGAACTGAATTTAATGACGGGTACACGTCAATTCAATGTCAATGGCATGGTACCTTTTGAAAATACGGTGGCAAGGGCTATCGAATCTGGCTTAACCGTGCGTTACCGGGTTACGCCTTTCTTTGAGTACGGCAATCTCTTAGCTAGTGGTGTATTCATGGAAGCTTTCTCCATTGAGGATAATGGGGCAACTGTTCAGATGAATGTTTATGTACCTAATGTGCAAGAAGGTATATCCATTGATTATGGCACTGGAGCAAATTCAAATACGCAACAGTTAGCCCAAAGTATTAGGCAAGCCATCCCACTTCAAACGGAGACTGAATTATACTACAGTTACAACCGGGATGGTGCTATTGGTGATAGAAAACAAATGCTGGAAACACCGCCAGCAACGGACGAGGCGAAGCAATCAGCTTCAACAATTGCAGAAACACCACAAGAGGCAAGGTACATTGCGAATATGAATACGATGAAATTCCATTATGCCCATTGTGACAGTGTAAAGCAAATGGCAGAACATAATAAACTTCCTATGGATAATTATGACGAATTAATTGCGCGTGGCTACGTTCCATGCAAACGATGCAATCCGAGATAA
- a CDS encoding bifunctional 5,10-methylenetetrahydrofolate dehydrogenase/5,10-methenyltetrahydrofolate cyclohydrolase has product MTFILDGKSLAQELEAGYAKEVADLKATGATVRLAIITVGDDDASKVYARSKQKKAEALGIDFRAIHLDDAENTQDVLDAVYALNQDPGVSGFMLQLPLPDQFDTQAIVNAIDPMKDVDGLTAYNLGALMQGEAHFVACTPKGVMTLLKHYNIPIAGKKAVVIGRSQIVGLPLAQLLLKENATVTVIHRSTNHKQRIIESADIVISATGQIDPIDVAWIRDDAVVVDVGTNRGADGKLRGDLDLSALEGRVQALTPVPGGVGPMTIATLMEQTIQSARAHMSEEM; this is encoded by the coding sequence ATGACATTTATTCTTGACGGGAAAAGCTTAGCCCAAGAATTAGAGGCAGGTTACGCAAAGGAAGTAGCAGACTTAAAGGCAACGGGAGCGACGGTGCGTTTAGCAATTATTACCGTTGGTGATGACGATGCGAGTAAGGTTTATGCACGCTCAAAGCAGAAGAAGGCTGAGGCCCTTGGCATCGATTTTAGAGCGATTCACCTAGACGACGCCGAGAATACTCAAGACGTTCTGGATGCGGTGTACGCTTTAAATCAAGATCCAGGAGTAAGTGGTTTCATGCTACAATTGCCACTTCCAGATCAATTTGACACCCAAGCCATTGTGAACGCCATTGATCCGATGAAAGATGTTGACGGGCTCACCGCCTATAACTTAGGTGCTTTAATGCAGGGCGAGGCTCATTTTGTCGCGTGTACCCCTAAGGGCGTTATGACTTTATTAAAGCACTACAATATCCCCATCGCTGGCAAAAAAGCAGTGGTCATCGGCCGCAGCCAAATTGTTGGACTACCTTTAGCCCAACTCTTACTTAAGGAGAATGCGACGGTTACAGTGATTCACCGCTCAACCAATCATAAGCAAAGAATTATCGAAAGTGCGGATATTGTCATTTCAGCCACTGGACAAATTGATCCGATTGATGTGGCATGGATTCGTGATGATGCGGTGGTGGTTGACGTCGGTACCAATCGCGGAGCAGATGGTAAACTGCGCGGTGATCTTGATTTATCGGCTTTAGAGGGTCGCGTTCAAGCTCTCACTCCTGTACCCGGCGGAGTAGGGCCGATGACGATTGCGACTTTGATGGAACAGACGATTCAAAGTGCCCGTGCACATATGTCCGAAGAAATGTAA
- a CDS encoding PTS transporter subunit IIABC has product MAKATTKAELREQTGQNKVFGMLQQLGQTFMLPISLLPVAGLLLGIGSSFTNPTVIEMYNLGGILHEGTFLFGFLSILADAGNVIFGNLGLLFGISVASGLAKTEKGVASLSAIIGYFVMYATMTSTLHNFRDVEALSQVQGLITNYLGFENTMNLGVIGGISIGLIVANLHNRYYTIELPEALSFFGGTHFIPIASSLAGVALGIIMAFVWPIVSYGFSTLGGFISGLGIFGIFLYVYIYRALIPFGLHHVFYLPFWQTAIGGTAVVNGETIVGAQNIVFAQLAAGVPIDSHAAAHFSYMFPVMLFGIPAACIALYQAAYPERKADVRGFYTSSGLTCFATGITEPIEFAFVFASPAMYYGVHCVLYGISGVLVYLLGAGVGLTFSGGVIDFVLYGILPGNHITGWVPVLLVGLAFFFLYYFIFRWGVNKFDWKVPGREDDLDSEALVFEGVYEDLNEREQRAYRIVSGLGGANNLDSVSNCATRLRVKVKDGSLVNESILKGTGSSAVVVNGDNVQVVYGTTVSNVKTSVDQLIDEGKAPREAYAGGDDLDAETEVHTNEGAQTTENLEATDLKVIEFLAPASGQIVDIHDVDDPVFGQGLMGEGFAIQPTNGEVHSPIAGEVMMVFDTKHAIGIKNAEGLEILIHMGIDTVALNGSGFTVHVQQGDQISAGQALADMDLAYITEEGKATDIIVAMTNSQDVLVESMLKRNESVNLDEKIGDVTIR; this is encoded by the coding sequence ATGGCAAAAGCTACAACGAAAGCCGAGTTGCGCGAGCAGACCGGACAGAATAAAGTCTTCGGTATGTTGCAACAACTCGGTCAGACATTTATGTTGCCCATCTCGTTATTACCTGTAGCCGGTTTGTTACTAGGGATTGGATCTTCCTTTACAAACCCTACAGTTATTGAGATGTACAACTTAGGAGGAATCCTGCATGAAGGAACGTTCTTATTCGGCTTCCTCTCCATTCTGGCAGACGCCGGTAATGTTATTTTTGGGAACTTAGGTTTACTGTTTGGTATTTCAGTTGCCTCCGGACTTGCTAAGACAGAGAAGGGTGTTGCATCACTTTCCGCTATTATTGGTTACTTTGTTATGTATGCGACAATGACATCTACCTTGCATAATTTCCGCGATGTGGAAGCTTTAAGTCAGGTTCAAGGTCTGATTACAAATTACTTAGGTTTCGAAAATACAATGAACTTAGGGGTTATTGGTGGGATTTCGATTGGTCTAATCGTAGCGAATTTACATAACCGTTACTACACCATTGAACTACCCGAAGCTTTATCATTCTTCGGGGGAACACACTTTATTCCAATCGCGTCGTCCCTTGCTGGGGTTGCCTTAGGGATTATTATGGCTTTTGTGTGGCCAATTGTTTCTTATGGCTTCTCAACTTTAGGTGGCTTTATTAGTGGACTAGGTATCTTTGGTATCTTCTTGTACGTTTATATTTACCGTGCTTTGATTCCATTTGGCTTACACCATGTTTTCTACTTACCATTCTGGCAAACAGCCATCGGTGGGACAGCTGTCGTCAATGGAGAAACAATTGTCGGCGCACAGAATATTGTTTTTGCCCAATTAGCCGCAGGGGTGCCGATTGATTCGCACGCTGCTGCCCATTTCTCCTACATGTTCCCAGTTATGCTCTTTGGTATTCCAGCAGCATGTATCGCCTTATACCAAGCAGCTTATCCAGAGCGTAAAGCTGATGTTCGCGGTTTTTATACATCATCTGGTTTGACATGTTTCGCAACGGGGATTACCGAGCCGATTGAATTCGCCTTTGTCTTTGCTTCGCCAGCTATGTACTATGGGGTTCACTGCGTGCTCTATGGTATCTCAGGTGTCTTAGTGTACTTACTAGGTGCTGGAGTTGGGTTAACCTTCTCTGGAGGAGTGATTGACTTTGTTCTCTACGGCATCTTGCCTGGTAACCATATTACAGGTTGGGTACCTGTTCTGCTTGTTGGTCTTGCGTTCTTCTTCTTATACTACTTTATCTTCCGTTGGGGCGTTAACAAATTCGACTGGAAAGTCCCAGGTCGTGAAGATGATTTAGATTCTGAAGCCCTTGTCTTTGAAGGAGTTTACGAGGACTTAAACGAAAGAGAACAACGTGCTTACCGCATCGTATCTGGTCTAGGTGGTGCCAACAACTTAGACAGCGTCTCCAACTGTGCTACGCGTCTACGGGTGAAAGTGAAAGATGGTAGCCTCGTGAATGAAAGTATTCTGAAAGGAACAGGCTCATCTGCCGTTGTAGTCAATGGGGATAATGTTCAAGTTGTCTATGGTACAACCGTCTCTAACGTGAAGACGTCCGTCGACCAACTGATTGACGAAGGGAAAGCCCCGCGTGAAGCCTATGCTGGCGGCGACGATTTAGACGCTGAAACAGAAGTTCATACCAATGAAGGTGCTCAAACTACTGAGAACCTTGAAGCAACTGATCTTAAGGTCATTGAATTTCTTGCGCCTGCATCTGGTCAAATTGTCGATATTCACGACGTCGACGATCCAGTCTTTGGCCAAGGCTTAATGGGCGAAGGCTTTGCGATTCAGCCTACGAATGGAGAAGTTCACTCACCAATCGCCGGTGAAGTGATGATGGTCTTTGATACTAAGCATGCCATCGGCATCAAAAATGCTGAAGGCCTGGAAATTCTCATTCATATGGGAATCGATACCGTTGCCTTAAACGGCTCAGGCTTTACCGTTCATGTCCAACAGGGTGACCAAATATCAGCAGGGCAAGCTTTAGCTGATATGGACTTAGCTTATATTACTGAAGAAGGTAAAGCGACTGACATCATTGTAGCCATGACCAATTCGCAAGATGTTCTGGTAGAGTCCATGTTGAAACGTAACGAATCAGTGAACTTAGACGAGAAAATCGGTGACGTGACCATTCGTTAA
- the istA gene encoding IS21 family transposase, protein MIRINKEFEVIHRFRNGESIRKISRDMDIDRKTVRRIRDRYQAGIDALDDAQNEKEIEAATEQLVLERKYDTSNRKKRTFTPEVEARMSELLEKEREKDRRLGPHKQALTAKAVYEILAEEGYAIKYRTVAHYWSKMKAKAKEAFIKQNYALGARVEFDFGEVKLEIEGVVKTYYLAVWASPASDYYWAYLYTNQKKAVFQDAHVRFFENLGGVYAELVYDNMRNVVTRFIGRNEKELNPQLIQLATYYGFNINVTNCFSGNEKGTVESRVKHVRQNCFTKKYQFQSLDEARQHLEESLRTLNQESRLEEEKGHLLKYRPPFELAELCQLSVTKYATIHYQKNQYSVPDYLVGQRVQIKAYADYLVVYANEQEVARHNKIEGSHGFQLDISHYIKTLKKKPGALEHSLVLQQTPGLETLYHKYYSGHPKEFIEQLEKYHSLSGEALCQQLAYDQLVQRVTTENEGVPKNQEAILHQTEATLHQLNALYGLEESLC, encoded by the coding sequence GTGATTCGTATCAATAAAGAATTCGAAGTGATTCACCGTTTTAGAAATGGGGAATCCATTAGGAAAATTAGCAGAGACATGGACATTGATAGAAAAACGGTTCGAAGAATAAGGGATCGATACCAAGCAGGTATAGATGCTTTGGATGACGCTCAAAATGAGAAAGAAATCGAAGCAGCAACCGAGCAATTAGTCTTAGAAAGAAAATATGATACTTCCAATCGGAAAAAAAGAACCTTTACACCAGAGGTGGAAGCTAGAATGAGCGAGTTACTGGAAAAAGAAAGAGAAAAGGATCGAAGGCTAGGACCTCATAAACAAGCACTAACGGCTAAGGCTGTTTATGAAATCCTAGCAGAGGAAGGGTATGCGATTAAATACCGGACAGTCGCTCATTACTGGTCAAAAATGAAAGCGAAAGCTAAAGAGGCTTTTATCAAGCAAAATTATGCATTGGGTGCACGGGTGGAGTTCGATTTTGGAGAGGTCAAATTAGAAATTGAGGGCGTGGTTAAAACCTATTATCTCGCTGTGTGGGCTAGCCCTGCTTCAGATTATTACTGGGCTTACCTCTATACCAACCAGAAAAAAGCTGTCTTTCAGGATGCGCATGTGCGATTTTTTGAAAACCTGGGTGGGGTGTATGCGGAGCTTGTCTATGACAATATGAGAAATGTGGTCACTCGTTTTATTGGGCGTAATGAAAAGGAGCTAAACCCCCAACTCATCCAATTAGCCACTTATTATGGGTTTAATATTAATGTCACCAACTGCTTCAGTGGGAATGAGAAGGGAACAGTAGAGAGTCGTGTAAAGCATGTCAGACAAAACTGTTTCACCAAAAAATATCAATTTCAATCTTTAGATGAAGCTCGCCAGCACTTGGAAGAGTCCTTACGGACTTTGAATCAAGAGAGTCGTTTGGAAGAAGAAAAAGGCCACCTTCTTAAATACCGTCCTCCCTTTGAACTGGCAGAACTTTGTCAGCTCAGCGTCACAAAGTATGCCACGATTCATTATCAGAAGAATCAGTATTCTGTCCCTGACTACTTGGTAGGGCAGCGAGTTCAGATCAAGGCTTATGCCGATTATCTCGTGGTTTATGCCAATGAACAAGAAGTGGCCAGGCATAATAAAATAGAGGGTTCCCATGGGTTTCAGCTTGATATCAGTCACTATATCAAAACCCTCAAGAAGAAACCTGGTGCTCTGGAACACTCGCTGGTTCTTCAACAAACCCCCGGCTTGGAAACACTCTATCATAAATATTATAGCGGACACCCTAAAGAATTCATAGAACAACTTGAGAAATACCATAGCCTCAGTGGAGAGGCTTTGTGCCAGCAATTGGCCTATGATCAGTTGGTGCAACGTGTCACAACGGAAAATGAGGGTGTTCCTAAAAATCAGGAGGCGATTCTTCATCAGACAGAAGCAACGCTCCATCAATTGAATGCTCTCTATGGTTTGGAGGAAAGCTTATGTTAA
- a CDS encoding ParA family protein — MIILTPKIIAIANQKGGTGKTATTMNLGYALSEEGKKVLVIDFDPQHNLTNYLSDEEHDFTISEAISKELMGASYPRSPIYNYEENLDYIPTNLNLSAIDMQLITANAREYILSDILTKLEVREHYDYVIIDCMPALNTLLINVLTAADSVIIPVEASYGAFEGLEQLFTYVNMVTQRLNRGLTVDGIIYTKVNNTKIANEVRERLKEYYPQLLFDNEIKELTEARKSYAERIPLSKMQGSRLASDYANLAKELVEQEGALIE; from the coding sequence GTGATTATTTTGACACCGAAAATAATAGCAATTGCTAACCAAAAGGGTGGTACTGGAAAAACTGCGACTACCATGAACTTAGGCTACGCTTTAAGTGAAGAAGGGAAGAAAGTATTGGTGATTGACTTCGACCCTCAACATAACTTAACTAATTATTTGAGTGACGAAGAACATGATTTCACAATTTCCGAAGCTATAAGCAAAGAACTGATGGGTGCTTCCTATCCAAGAAGTCCTATTTACAATTACGAGGAAAACCTTGATTACATTCCTACTAACCTCAATTTGTCAGCAATCGACATGCAGCTAATAACTGCTAACGCAAGGGAATATATACTTTCTGATATCCTGACTAAATTAGAGGTGCGAGAACACTATGACTATGTTATTATCGACTGTATGCCTGCTTTAAATACCTTACTAATAAATGTTTTGACAGCTGCCGATTCGGTGATAATACCTGTTGAAGCAAGCTATGGAGCATTTGAAGGGCTTGAGCAATTATTTACCTATGTTAATATGGTGACCCAAAGACTAAACCGAGGGTTAACGGTGGACGGCATTATTTATACCAAAGTGAATAACACTAAGATCGCCAATGAAGTTAGGGAGCGTTTAAAAGAATACTACCCTCAATTGCTCTTTGATAATGAAATCAAGGAACTTACCGAGGCAAGAAAGTCCTATGCTGAACGCATTCCTTTAAGCAAAATGCAAGGAAGCCGACTAGCTAGTGATTATGCCAATTTAGCGAAAGAGCTAGTTGAGCAGGAAGGAGCATTGATAGAATGA
- a CDS encoding magnesium transporter CorA family protein codes for MLNKHIYEPHTQDLPFKIYELVKPSEETIQGVADQLDIPRDFITSGLDPYEIGRWETYTNSKGEEYVLCVAIFPYTVNAQEKDQHLRNYYQSAPIAIAMKDDLVLITSSRSITELFPSIDTSFLKLDKSPRGVLTTILWEIAHLYIDYLKEMDRLIQELEEDVTKTTNNTIFYKLIGLNKGLVYFKDGIENNQKVLTSLRQQMNKEGSEEIYKSHLRDVMVEHHQALGMAEELYLLNSKVSDILSNVVNNNMNQIMKILTVWSILLTVPTIISGIWGMNVGLPIQNHPYAFIILKIIIVVIMVVVYRLFKKNHWM; via the coding sequence ATGCTTAATAAACATATTTACGAACCGCACACGCAAGACTTACCTTTTAAGATTTATGAACTGGTGAAACCGTCAGAAGAAACCATCCAAGGGGTCGCAGACCAACTGGATATACCTCGTGACTTTATCACTAGCGGTTTAGACCCATATGAAATTGGCCGTTGGGAGACCTACACGAATAGTAAAGGCGAAGAATATGTACTATGTGTGGCAATTTTCCCTTATACGGTTAATGCCCAGGAGAAAGATCAACATTTAAGAAACTATTATCAATCCGCACCGATTGCGATTGCCATGAAAGATGATTTGGTATTAATTACGTCCAGCCGTTCTATTACCGAATTGTTCCCCAGCATTGACACATCCTTCCTGAAACTGGATAAAAGTCCCCGCGGTGTGTTGACAACCATTCTTTGGGAGATTGCCCACCTATATATCGACTATTTGAAGGAAATGGATCGACTCATTCAGGAACTAGAAGAAGACGTCACCAAGACTACCAATAACACCATCTTTTATAAATTAATCGGCCTTAATAAGGGCTTGGTTTATTTCAAGGACGGTATCGAGAACAATCAGAAGGTGTTGACTAGCTTACGTCAACAAATGAATAAAGAGGGCAGTGAAGAAATATACAAAAGTCATCTGCGCGATGTCATGGTCGAGCATCATCAAGCTTTAGGCATGGCCGAAGAACTCTACTTGCTCAATTCAAAAGTCTCCGATATTCTGTCTAATGTGGTGAATAATAACATGAACCAGATTATGAAAATTTTAACCGTTTGGTCGATTTTACTCACCGTTCCAACGATTATTAGCGGTATTTGGGGAATGAACGTTGGTTTACCTATTCAAAATCACCCGTACGCCTTTATTATTTTAAAAATTATCATCGTGGTTATCATGGTAGTTGTCTACCGCTTATTTAAGAAGAATCATTGGATGTAA
- the istB gene encoding IS21-like element helper ATPase IstB: MLTIAEAANELKLPYLKENYQHLLLEYTSRGLDLEEALTEILTEEVEQRRNRSYQRRVRQAKFSQKKYLMDFDEKVFKEGVRQQLRELKTLNFIQEKQNVILIGNPGTGKTHFSIGLGMEACLQNYNVQFVNAPNLVIELREAVTQSQFYRFKQRLNKVDLLIVDELGYLSFDEAGAELLFNLLSNRMGKGSTMITTNLTFDRWQECFKDPNLTGALVDRLAFKAHVVDMRGESYRMKQTSAWKEAQASQKEV, from the coding sequence ATGTTAACAATCGCAGAAGCCGCTAATGAACTAAAACTTCCCTATCTGAAGGAAAATTACCAACACCTGCTCCTGGAATATACGAGTCGCGGACTGGATTTGGAAGAAGCCCTCACAGAGATATTGACAGAGGAGGTGGAACAACGTCGAAATCGAAGCTATCAAAGAAGGGTTCGACAGGCCAAGTTTAGCCAAAAGAAGTACCTGATGGACTTTGACGAGAAAGTGTTTAAGGAAGGTGTTCGCCAACAACTACGCGAATTAAAGACCCTGAATTTTATTCAAGAGAAACAGAACGTCATTCTTATTGGCAACCCTGGAACAGGGAAGACGCATTTTAGCATTGGTCTTGGCATGGAGGCCTGTTTGCAGAATTATAATGTACAGTTCGTAAATGCCCCAAATCTTGTCATTGAATTAAGAGAGGCCGTCACGCAAAGTCAATTTTATCGTTTCAAACAGCGATTAAATAAGGTCGATCTCTTGATTGTCGATGAATTAGGTTATTTATCCTTTGATGAAGCCGGGGCTGAGCTTCTGTTTAATCTTCTTTCTAATCGGATGGGAAAGGGCTCTACAATGATTACGACGAACCTTACCTTTGATCGCTGGCAGGAATGCTTTAAAGACCCGAACTTAACGGGAGCCCTGGTGGATCGTTTAGCCTTTAAGGCGCATGTTGTGGACATGCGAGGGGAGAGTTATCGGATGAAGCAGACCAGTGCCTGGAAGGAGGCGCAAGCCAGCCAAAAGGAGGTATGA
- a CDS encoding ParB/RepB/Spo0J family partition protein, which yields MITIESMFQLEEKALDLRELDVNLIDPYPNQPFKLYTENKLKELAEDIDRNGLINPVIVRPIDNKRYQMLAGHNRLNAFKHLERNKIPALIKPCSDEEAMIIVTQSNLLQRQKLSNKEKAFAYKMRQDAMRRQGKRSGSKDKPYSSLEELSKTEKESSRTIARYIRTTKLIPELLDLFDDNKISLPTADQLARLSDDQQKALFDYSRTMKTKIKTSDVKKIAKNFDPTTQLTNYDIEDIVQSKEAKSDQEALLLNEIVKEIERTKKTPISDTDRWIIEETIKIIQRLVGLKRKIKLP from the coding sequence ATGATAACCATTGAATCGATGTTTCAATTAGAAGAAAAAGCGTTGGATTTGCGGGAATTAGATGTAAATTTAATCGATCCCTATCCTAATCAACCATTCAAGCTCTATACAGAAAACAAACTAAAAGAATTGGCTGAAGATATTGATAGAAATGGTCTAATTAATCCCGTTATAGTCCGACCAATAGATAATAAGCGCTATCAAATGTTAGCAGGGCATAACCGACTGAACGCATTTAAGCATTTAGAAAGAAATAAAATCCCTGCCTTGATAAAACCTTGTTCCGATGAAGAAGCAATGATAATCGTCACTCAATCAAATCTTTTGCAAAGGCAAAAACTATCTAATAAGGAAAAAGCTTTCGCCTACAAAATGAGGCAAGACGCTATGAGAAGGCAGGGAAAAAGAAGCGGCAGTAAAGACAAACCTTATTCATCATTAGAGGAATTATCCAAAACAGAAAAAGAGTCAAGCCGCACTATAGCCAGATACATTCGGACTACCAAGCTTATTCCGGAACTATTAGACCTCTTCGATGATAATAAAATCTCTCTACCAACAGCTGATCAACTAGCGAGACTAAGCGACGATCAACAAAAAGCATTGTTCGACTACAGCCGAACAATGAAAACAAAAATAAAAACATCGGATGTCAAAAAAATAGCCAAAAACTTTGACCCCACGACACAATTGACGAACTATGATATAGAGGACATTGTTCAATCAAAAGAAGCAAAAAGTGATCAAGAGGCACTATTATTAAACGAGATCGTGAAAGAAATAGAGCGAACTAAGAAAACGCCAATTAGTGACACTGATAGATGGATAATAGAGGAAACAATCAAGATTATACAAAGATTAGTTGGACTCAAACGCAAAATTAAATTACCCTAA